Below is a genomic region from Gracilimonas sp..
ATCACAAAAGGCCAATTTGAAAGCAGCTGAATATCAAATTCAAAGTGCAGAAGCTCAGTTGCGACAGGCTAAGGAAGAACTGGAGCAAACGGTCATCAGGGCACCACAGGATGGAACCGTAACCGGACTTGCCGTGGAAGAAGGGGAGCGGGTTTTAGGTAACGCCCAGATGGCGGGAACCGAAATGATGCGTGTTTCTCTGCTTGATAGAATGGAAGTTTTGGTCGAAGTTAATGAGAACGACATCGTTAACGTTGACTTTGCTGATACTACCCGGATTGAAGTGGATGCTTACCCGGAACGAAGGTTTAATGGTGTGGTTACCGAAATTGCTAACTCAGCGCAGGTAACAGGAAGCGGGACTAATGAACAGGTTACTAACTATCAGGTAAAAGTTAGAATTATTACTCCTCATAATCTGGATAGCAGTCCTGAAAGACTTGTGCGAAATGAGGCTTCTGAAGATCCTGAAGAAATGTTTGTTCCAAAATTCCGGCCAGGAATGTCTGCTACCGTAGATATTGAAACTCAGACGGCTACTAATGTAGTATCAGTACCAATTCAGGCTGTAACTGTACGAGATTTTGCCAAGGATGAGAAAACAGGTAAAGCTGAATCAGATTCAGCTGAAATAACATTGGCTAGTTCTCAGGATGATAATGATCTGATTATTAAAGAAGAGGACATAAGAAAAGTCATTTTTGTAGTTGAAGATGGCAAAGCAGTGCGTAAAGAAGTTGAAACTGGTATTAGCGACAACACGCACATACAGATTCTTTCCGGAATCAATGCCGGAGAGGAGATTGTGATCGGGAGTTACCGAACACTTTCTAATCTTCTTAATGATGGCGATAATGTCACTGTCAATAATAAAACGGCTACTTTCAATTAAGTCACCTTACCAATAAATCATTATGTCGAAAAAACCAGTTATTGAAATAACCGATCTTACAAAAGTATATCAGATGGGTAATACCGAAGTTCATGCCCTTGCTGGTGTAACTTTTGATGTAAAAGAGAATGAATACATTGCTATTATGGGGCCTTCGGGCTCTGGGAAGTCGACATTAATGAATATGATTGGCTGTCTGGATACACCAACTACGGGTGATTATATCCTGAATGGCAGCAATGTTTCCAAAATGGATGATGCTGAATTGGCTGAAGTGCGAAACCGTGAAATCGGATTCGTATTCCAGACGTTTAATCTACTTCCAAGAACATCCTGTTTGGCCAATGCTGAGTTACCATTAATTTATGCCGGAATGAAGTCAGCAGAACGTAAAGAACGTGCTAAAGAGGTGCTTACTAAGGTAGGGTTAGGGGATAGGATAGACCATAAGCCTAACGAGCTTTCTGGTGGACAGAGACAGCGGGTAGCTATTGCGCGGGCACTTGTGAACCGTCCATCTATTTTGCTTGCCGATGAGCCTACCGGTAACTTGGATACTAAAACCGGGGAAGAGATTATGTTATTGTTTGAAGAACTGTACCGTCAGGGTAATACCATTATCGTGGTAACGCACGAGCAAGAGATTGCTGATCACGCCCGTCGAATTGTACGGCTCAGAGACGGTATTATTGAATCAGATGAAAAAGTAGAAAAGCCTTTGTTGGCCGATCATTAATTTGCCAGAAGCAAAACGTGTATAAAAAAAGGCGCTCAATTGAGCG
It encodes:
- a CDS encoding efflux RND transporter periplasmic adaptor subunit, with protein sequence MAKKKSSTSKLLIWIGGVLGVIVALGLTLRFTGVIGNSDTGKEVETATAKLKTITQLVSASGKVQPEIEVIIRPDVSGEIIELAVKEGDFVREGDLLVRIKPDIYQAQIDNLNAALLTQKARMEQTKASLIRAEAAYQRDQKLYEKDLISEMDYIQSKSEWESQKANLKAAEYQIQSAEAQLRQAKEELEQTVIRAPQDGTVTGLAVEEGERVLGNAQMAGTEMMRVSLLDRMEVLVEVNENDIVNVDFADTTRIEVDAYPERRFNGVVTEIANSAQVTGSGTNEQVTNYQVKVRIITPHNLDSSPERLVRNEASEDPEEMFVPKFRPGMSATVDIETQTATNVVSVPIQAVTVRDFAKDEKTGKAESDSAEITLASSQDDNDLIIKEEDIRKVIFVVEDGKAVRKEVETGISDNTHIQILSGINAGEEIVIGSYRTLSNLLNDGDNVTVNNKTATFN
- a CDS encoding ABC transporter ATP-binding protein yields the protein MSKKPVIEITDLTKVYQMGNTEVHALAGVTFDVKENEYIAIMGPSGSGKSTLMNMIGCLDTPTTGDYILNGSNVSKMDDAELAEVRNREIGFVFQTFNLLPRTSCLANAELPLIYAGMKSAERKERAKEVLTKVGLGDRIDHKPNELSGGQRQRVAIARALVNRPSILLADEPTGNLDTKTGEEIMLLFEELYRQGNTIIVVTHEQEIADHARRIVRLRDGIIESDEKVEKPLLADH